A single genomic interval of Ignavibacteria bacterium harbors:
- a CDS encoding PorV/PorQ family protein, translated as MKKLILLIIVLVYTAPVFSQNDGAANTGLAYLKLGIGARSIAMGEAFSSLSDDGTAFIYNPARMNANENGNVTAMFNKTMLDMTTNYVGAKFRIKKFGVGIGLLKTTISDIEVRNTPGAPLEKFNADNFSGGISLSYEVYKNLAVGITGKLLYEKIYIDEASGFGMDFGANYMYNNFSFAAVLSNVGSMNALKNSETKMPTSLRFGASYNYKKDNLSLTGAVDGYKVLDGGNFHGHFGAEGGYKDFVFLRVGYMSGYDNKGFTAGVGFKYKSLYLDYAFQPYSTGFGSGNSLSLGYNF; from the coding sequence ATGAAGAAATTAATTTTATTAATAATAGTTCTTGTTTATACGGCTCCTGTCTTTTCTCAGAATGATGGAGCTGCAAATACTGGTCTGGCTTACTTGAAACTCGGTATCGGCGCAAGGTCTATCGCTATGGGCGAAGCCTTTAGCTCACTTTCTGACGATGGTACTGCATTTATATACAATCCCGCGCGTATGAATGCCAACGAAAACGGTAATGTAACCGCAATGTTTAATAAAACAATGCTCGATATGACTACAAACTATGTCGGTGCTAAGTTCAGAATTAAAAAATTCGGTGTAGGTATCGGTCTGCTTAAAACAACTATCAGCGATATAGAGGTGCGTAATACCCCCGGGGCACCCCTCGAAAAATTCAATGCTGATAACTTCTCAGGCGGTATTAGTTTAAGTTATGAGGTTTATAAAAATCTTGCCGTGGGTATAACAGGAAAACTATTGTACGAAAAGATTTATATTGACGAAGCTTCTGGTTTCGGTATGGATTTCGGTGCGAACTATATGTATAATAATTTCTCTTTTGCAGCTGTCTTGTCTAACGTAGGCTCTATGAATGCTCTTAAAAATTCAGAAACAAAAATGCCGACCTCGCTCAGGTTCGGTGCAAGTTATAATTATAAAAAGGATAACCTCAGTTTAACAGGCGCTGTTGACGGTTACAAGGTACTTGACGGCGGTAATTTCCATGGTCATTTCGGTGCCGAAGGCGGCTACAAGGATTTCGTATTCCTTAGGGTAGGTTATATGTCCGGATACGATAACAAAGGCTTCACAGCAGGCGTTGGATTTAAATATAAATCTTTATATCTCGATTATGCCTTCCAGCCGTATTCAACAGGATTCGGATCTGGAAACTCCCTCTCTCTGGGATATAATTTTTAA
- a CDS encoding NAD-dependent epimerase/dehydratase family protein, with product MIIKNKRILLTGGGGFIGSKLAEMLSNNNELLIYDLLIRDSLKYKNINKKNVKLVKGDICSLNFLKKAAEDFKPQIAVHLAAVAGVDTVIHNPIKTMEVNVLGTFNFVRAIEKYSSKLERVLNFSTSEVLGAYSYKSPEKSNTNVAPVGEGRWTYSISKVSGEHLIYSYYKTRGYPALSIRPFNIYGPGQIGEGAIQIFIKNAVLNKNIEIHGDGDQIRSWCYIDDMIDGIMLALTKKNAVGEIFNIGNPKGTVTITSLAEKIIQLCDTKSKIKYVPKNYVDVELRIPTIDKAEHLLGYKPKIDLNEGIVRTFKWYKKYFSK from the coding sequence ATGATAATTAAGAATAAAAGGATTTTATTAACAGGAGGCGGTGGATTCATTGGCAGTAAACTTGCCGAAATGCTGAGTAATAACAATGAATTGCTTATTTATGATTTGTTAATCCGTGATTCGTTGAAGTATAAAAACATTAACAAGAAAAATGTTAAACTTGTAAAAGGTGATATCTGCAGCTTAAATTTTTTAAAGAAAGCTGCCGAAGACTTTAAACCTCAAATTGCTGTACATCTTGCCGCTGTTGCTGGTGTCGATACTGTTATTCATAATCCCATCAAAACCATGGAAGTCAACGTCCTCGGTACTTTTAACTTTGTTAGGGCAATTGAAAAGTATAGCAGTAAACTCGAACGTGTGCTTAATTTTTCTACGAGTGAAGTTCTCGGCGCATATTCATACAAGTCTCCCGAAAAATCAAACACTAATGTCGCTCCCGTTGGCGAAGGACGCTGGACATACTCTATCAGTAAAGTTTCCGGTGAGCACCTTATCTACAGTTACTACAAGACAAGAGGCTATCCCGCATTGTCTATCCGTCCTTTCAATATTTACGGACCCGGACAGATAGGGGAGGGGGCAATTCAGATTTTCATAAAAAATGCAGTTCTTAACAAGAATATCGAGATTCATGGCGACGGCGACCAGATTCGTTCTTGGTGCTATATCGACGATATGATTGACGGTATCATGCTTGCATTAACAAAGAAGAATGCTGTTGGTGAGATATTTAATATAGGCAATCCTAAAGGTACCGTTACCATCACATCTCTTGCTGAAAAGATAATCCAGCTTTGCGATACAAAGTCAAAAATAAAATATGTTCCGAAAAACTATGTTGATGTCGAACTGCGTATCCCTACTATCGATAAAGCTGAACACCTTCTCGGGTATAAACCCAAAATTGACCTTAATGAAGGTATTGTTAGAACT
- a CDS encoding T9SS type A sorting domain-containing protein, with protein MMKKVLFVLTLGMAALFAFNTVSAQFSQAELNFLNTQFKVERIGDAVVGVRVDGMPNTYGLPSVKDFLKKFKSSPNKSTNDITVTLVDIGARTLYDLCSNGSPVQIWQDPANPDLVHAVFVHSPMGDPQPGFAGRRSKYYYSTDRGATWTFITDVPSVRSGFPAIDGFADGSALVVNHSDVGKAYKDLGSGLGGFTELNAPGNRGYIWPRAVSTTDLTLTNKFVFVGSISGMDSTRWNTCTDVNATPGTWIGWTTIPSDAAETYSLARGADGRIGMAFKNNDSMQVNDYGDVWFIESTDNGTSFSAPLKIYDADFTTDSLGCIRGVSIVYKGNAPAVAFETVKQTQAGTFFPGAPAKIRFWSNTLPGSDPNRSIIIADTNRVGYHPYVGINDVLSSLGRPNIGVSADGNALFVAFMVPSDFGGGVDTTVFCDIWLSASQDGGLTWPVLGKLNPADPIKDWRYVSVSKWNDNSGTDYYVNMVTLRGHVPGSYVNGVTSGMPESNEEYWSLRAKVTFGSISISDPTGAIPTNYALSQNYPNPFNPTTTIKFQIPQAGLVKLTVYDLLGREVGLLVNTQLAAGSYNYVFDASKLTSGVYLYKLEAGNFSEVKKMFLVK; from the coding sequence ATGATGAAGAAAGTATTATTTGTTCTGACATTAGGAATGGCTGCATTGTTTGCTTTTAACACAGTAAGCGCACAATTTAGTCAGGCAGAATTAAATTTCCTGAACACACAGTTCAAAGTTGAAAGAATTGGTGATGCCGTAGTAGGTGTAAGAGTTGACGGAATGCCGAATACATACGGATTACCTTCAGTAAAAGATTTCTTAAAGAAATTTAAATCATCACCGAACAAATCTACAAATGACATAACAGTAACGCTTGTAGATATTGGAGCAAGAACGCTGTATGATTTATGTTCGAACGGTTCACCTGTACAAATCTGGCAGGATCCAGCAAATCCGGATTTAGTGCACGCGGTATTTGTTCACAGTCCAATGGGTGACCCGCAGCCAGGTTTTGCGGGCAGACGCAGCAAATATTATTACTCGACTGACAGAGGTGCAACATGGACGTTTATAACAGACGTACCAAGTGTCAGGAGCGGATTTCCGGCGATTGACGGTTTCGCAGATGGTTCTGCATTAGTGGTTAACCATTCAGACGTAGGTAAAGCATATAAAGATTTAGGCTCAGGACTGGGCGGTTTTACAGAGTTAAACGCCCCAGGAAACAGAGGATACATTTGGCCGAGAGCAGTATCGACAACTGATTTAACATTAACAAACAAATTCGTATTTGTTGGTTCAATCAGTGGAATGGATTCAACGAGATGGAACACATGCACAGACGTTAACGCAACACCTGGGACCTGGATTGGCTGGACAACAATACCTTCAGACGCAGCTGAAACATATTCGTTAGCAAGAGGAGCTGACGGAAGAATCGGAATGGCATTCAAGAATAATGATAGTATGCAGGTGAATGATTACGGAGATGTCTGGTTTATAGAATCAACGGATAACGGTACATCTTTCAGTGCCCCATTAAAAATATATGATGCAGATTTCACGACGGACAGTTTAGGGTGCATAAGAGGTGTCAGTATAGTTTACAAGGGAAATGCACCAGCGGTTGCATTCGAGACTGTAAAACAAACACAAGCCGGAACATTCTTCCCCGGAGCACCAGCAAAGATAAGATTCTGGTCGAATACATTACCCGGATCAGACCCGAACAGAAGTATAATAATTGCAGATACGAACAGAGTAGGATACCATCCTTATGTTGGAATTAACGACGTATTATCATCATTAGGACGTCCAAACATAGGTGTATCAGCAGACGGAAATGCATTATTTGTGGCATTCATGGTACCATCGGATTTTGGCGGCGGAGTTGACACAACAGTATTCTGTGACATATGGCTATCAGCATCGCAAGACGGCGGTTTAACATGGCCTGTACTTGGCAAGTTAAATCCGGCAGATCCAATTAAAGACTGGAGATACGTCAGCGTATCAAAATGGAATGACAATTCCGGAACAGACTACTATGTAAACATGGTTACATTAAGAGGTCACGTTCCAGGCTCGTACGTAAACGGAGTAACGTCAGGTATGCCGGAATCAAACGAAGAATACTGGAGCTTAAGAGCAAAGGTAACATTCGGTTCAATTTCAATCAGCGACCCAACGGGAGCCATACCGACGAATTATGCATTATCACAGAACTATCCTAATCCGTTTAATCCAACAACGACAATAAAGTTCCAGATTCCTCAGGCAGGATTAGTAAAGTTAACGGTGTATGATTTACTCGGAAGAGAAGTAGGATTACTCGTCAACACTCAATTAGCAGCAGGAAGTTACAACTATGTATTTGATGCAAGCAAACTGACATCGGGTGTATATCTGTACAAACTTGAAGCAGGAAACTTCTCAGAAGTAAAGAAGATGTTCCTTGTTAAATAA
- a CDS encoding glycosyltransferase family 39 protein — protein MTSILKYFDEEKNMKYVYLFLVIFLVLIKLHSIVTTDIQPWDEGMYATRVLSVQESGDIIDQSQHSVGKFYSGSHPPLLIWIGYAVTSVFGMNNIVLKGLIFIFGLASLWLIMLIGNNVYSPRAGIIAAVIFCSNLIFNIFSKRFQFDIPYTFLILLSFWFFLKFLDTGENKYNYYSGIVFGLCLMIKILVGFFIPMAVFLWFILSKDKMKYSIKHLIILTAIGIIIAAPWHAYMFVKYGWEFFNYFFFYHIYERALFGVEHNTKGSGYIYHISYLLTILPFGAVILFGAFRKLKTFRGLPGKELFILVWFLIGFIIITLFKTKLEVYILLILTPGVFIAGNYLEVLDSLGLKEKIILLIVTAFNIFWAVLNYFRIELSFPLNSNTLPLVASLSVGWFVLSAVIIFFYVKRSYSLSRMFYTFILVFLFFINILYAVKIPFWENSFRITEVKSEIEKSGFNKLIYVASNYRHNPQFSFYFNGLDLGWTNTKYDFIFLDSKNGLDSIKSVIKGIGNNVNIIVEKDYINRSNYFDSKKIIDDSYKLIMKTSGYELYRK, from the coding sequence ATGACGAGTATCTTAAAATATTTTGACGAGGAAAAGAATATGAAATATGTATATCTTTTCCTCGTCATTTTTCTGGTGCTTATTAAACTTCATTCCATTGTTACAACTGATATCCAGCCATGGGATGAAGGTATGTACGCTACACGCGTGCTTTCTGTTCAGGAATCAGGCGATATAATCGATCAGAGTCAGCATTCTGTCGGAAAATTCTATTCTGGTTCGCATCCTCCGCTGTTAATCTGGATTGGATATGCGGTTACTTCAGTTTTTGGAATGAATAACATTGTTCTCAAAGGTCTCATCTTTATTTTTGGTCTTGCGTCTCTTTGGCTTATCATGTTAATTGGAAATAATGTCTATTCTCCCCGTGCTGGCATTATTGCCGCTGTCATTTTTTGCAGTAATCTTATATTTAATATATTTTCAAAACGCTTTCAGTTTGATATTCCTTATACATTCCTGATTCTCCTGTCATTCTGGTTCTTTCTGAAATTTCTTGATACGGGCGAAAATAAATATAACTATTATAGCGGCATCGTTTTTGGTCTCTGCCTCATGATTAAAATTCTTGTAGGCTTCTTTATTCCTATGGCAGTCTTTTTGTGGTTTATTCTGTCAAAAGATAAAATGAAGTATTCCATAAAACATTTGATTATCTTAACCGCCATCGGTATTATTATCGCTGCCCCTTGGCATGCCTACATGTTCGTAAAGTACGGCTGGGAGTTCTTTAACTATTTCTTCTTCTATCACATTTATGAGCGTGCCCTGTTTGGAGTTGAGCATAACACAAAGGGCTCTGGTTATATTTATCATATCAGCTATTTGCTGACAATCCTGCCGTTCGGTGCTGTCATCCTTTTTGGTGCATTCAGAAAACTTAAAACTTTTCGCGGACTCCCCGGAAAAGAATTGTTTATTCTCGTATGGTTTCTTATTGGATTTATTATAATTACACTTTTTAAAACAAAACTCGAAGTTTATATTCTGCTTATTCTTACCCCAGGTGTCTTTATCGCTGGTAACTATCTTGAGGTCTTGGACTCTCTCGGCTTAAAAGAAAAAATTATTCTGCTTATTGTAACTGCTTTTAATATATTCTGGGCTGTGCTGAATTATTTCAGGATTGAACTTTCATTCCCTCTTAATTCAAACACACTGCCCTTGGTTGCTTCATTGTCAGTAGGTTGGTTTGTCCTTTCGGCTGTAATAATATTTTTCTACGTTAAAAGAAGTTATTCTCTTTCGCGTATGTTCTATACATTCATCCTCGTGTTCCTTTTCTTCATAAATATTCTATACGCGGTGAAGATACCGTTCTGGGAAAATTCATTCAGGATTACGGAAGTGAAGTCCGAGATTGAAAAAAGTGGATTTAATAAGCTCATATACGTTGCCTCGAACTATAGGCATAATCCGCAGTTCAGTTTCTATTTTAACGGTCTTGATTTGGGCTGGACTAATACAAAATATGATTTTATTTTTCTTGATTCAAAGAATGGTCTTGATAGTATAAAGTCTGTAATTAAAGGAATAGGGAATAACGTAAATATTATCGTTGAAAAAGATTATATTAACAGAAGCAATTATTTTGACTCAAAGAAGATAATTGATGATAGCTATAAGTTAATCATGAAAACTTCTGGTTATGAACTTTACAGGAAATAA